In the genome of Enterococcus hirae ATCC 9790, one region contains:
- a CDS encoding class D sortase: MSKRGIKGGLNRIVNGCLLAFLFLVINYSLIYVIGKPVIHFVTSSIQTLLLAEAPTFKENNHKEAIKQLSTNGESEISSSKIQFPHYGQLYGEISVPSIQLKTPLYFGDSATILRKGAGQYMGSTFPGEIGTTLIAGHNSDSFGKLINIKAQEIITIQTNYGSYQYEVEEVRVANKHDTQIKQEIRQRNNAKLILYTCYPIDSIGLTDQRLFVTAKLHAGPMINENK, translated from the coding sequence GTGAGTAAGAGAGGAATCAAGGGAGGGCTAAATCGAATAGTTAACGGATGTCTGTTGGCGTTTCTTTTTTTGGTCATCAATTATTCTTTGATTTATGTGATTGGCAAACCAGTCATTCACTTTGTCACCTCCTCTATCCAGACATTGTTACTTGCAGAGGCACCCACATTTAAAGAGAACAATCATAAAGAAGCTATCAAACAACTTTCTACGAATGGAGAAAGCGAGATTTCTTCTAGTAAAATTCAATTTCCTCATTATGGTCAATTGTATGGAGAGATATCTGTCCCTTCGATCCAATTAAAAACACCATTATATTTTGGCGATTCAGCAACTATTTTAAGAAAAGGCGCGGGACAATATATGGGTTCCACTTTTCCAGGAGAAATAGGAACTACATTGATTGCTGGGCATAATAGTGATTCATTTGGCAAGTTAATTAACATCAAAGCGCAAGAGATTATAACAATCCAAACGAATTACGGTAGCTATCAATATGAGGTAGAAGAAGTAAGAGTAGCCAATAAACATGATACTCAGATAAAGCAGGAGATTCGTCAAAGAAATAATGCCAAATTAATACTATATACCTGTTATCCGATCGACAGCATTGGCTTAACGGATCAACGATTATTTGTAACTGCAAAATTACATGCAGGACCGATGATCAATGAAAATAAATAA
- a CDS encoding glycosyltransferase produces MKKKVLLLSESMEGGLRKHIVQLIEQLDQEEFDLYFIHGTKKMDHCFSDQYMQLKDRATFIPCPTFTRNVDVKNDYVTYRFLKQQMKEIQPDIVHCHSSKAGALGRIAAKRNRIEQVFYTPHAYSFLSSEFKQSKKTLFIWIEKMLSRYATKKTFNVSEEERMAGIKLHLDNPSKFIVIRNGLPAIDFPSKKTIKESLGLKESNIVIGNNARLSFQKDPFLFMEVAKEVIQQDPNYHFVWAGDGPLFKEVKAFLIKHDLTGNVHLLGERTDSERIVAGYDHYLITSRYEGLPYSLIEAIRAGVPIIGKKVTGVEEIIEQTGGCLLNTDSPHSFARAILNAEHSCDKQQIIAIYQKNYSLNQMIREITKQYNGEN; encoded by the coding sequence ATGAAAAAAAAAGTTTTGCTCTTGAGTGAATCAATGGAAGGCGGCTTAAGAAAACATATCGTTCAATTGATTGAACAATTAGACCAAGAAGAATTTGATCTTTACTTTATTCATGGAACAAAAAAAATGGATCACTGTTTTTCTGATCAATATATGCAGTTAAAAGATCGAGCTACCTTTATTCCCTGTCCTACCTTTACTAGAAATGTCGATGTGAAAAATGATTATGTTACTTACCGCTTCTTGAAACAACAAATGAAAGAAATTCAACCGGATATTGTGCATTGTCATAGTTCGAAAGCCGGTGCGCTAGGGCGAATAGCTGCTAAAAGAAATCGTATTGAGCAAGTTTTTTATACACCACATGCGTATTCTTTCTTATCTTCGGAATTTAAGCAATCTAAGAAGACACTATTTATTTGGATAGAGAAGATGCTAAGTAGGTATGCAACGAAGAAGACGTTTAATGTATCTGAAGAAGAACGAATGGCAGGTATAAAATTACACCTTGATAACCCATCCAAATTTATAGTCATCCGCAATGGATTGCCTGCAATCGACTTTCCTTCTAAAAAAACGATCAAAGAATCTCTAGGGTTGAAGGAATCGAATATTGTTATTGGTAACAACGCACGTCTTTCTTTTCAAAAAGACCCTTTTTTATTTATGGAAGTAGCAAAAGAAGTCATTCAACAAGACCCTAATTATCATTTTGTCTGGGCAGGGGATGGACCACTATTCAAAGAAGTCAAAGCATTTTTAATCAAGCACGATTTGACGGGAAATGTCCATTTATTAGGAGAAAGAACGGATAGTGAACGAATCGTTGCAGGGTATGATCATTATTTGATCACTTCGAGATATGAAGGGTTGCCTTATTCTTTGATCGAAGCGATTCGCGCTGGTGTTCCGATTATTGGCAAAAAGGTGACAGGAGTAGAAGAAATTATTGAACAAACAGGTGGTTGCTTATTAAATACAGATAGTCCTCACTCATTTGCACGAGCAATCCTAAATGCAGAGCATAGCTGTGACAAACAACAAATAATAGCGATCTATCAAAAAAATTATTCATTAAATCAAATGATTCGAGAGATTACAAAACAGTACAACGGAGAAAATTGA
- a CDS encoding sugar transferase, translating to MSENIEVTKKFQEGFGSRVQFYRVKLKRKKLYELSKRIIDIVFSFIGLVVLSPLLLWIALRIYLEEPGKPIIFSQYRVGKNKQLFKMYKFRSMCVDAEKKLPTLLSKNEVEGAMFKMKDDPRVTKFGRFIRKTSLDELPQLWNVLKGEMSLVGPRPSLQREVSQYTKYDEQRLLVKPGCTGLWQINGRSNIGFSEMVMLDLEYIEKRSIYIDFKIIYRTFFVILRPEGAC from the coding sequence ATGAGTGAAAATATCGAGGTTACGAAAAAATTTCAAGAGGGCTTTGGCTCGAGAGTCCAATTTTATCGTGTGAAGCTGAAACGCAAAAAATTATATGAACTTTCTAAAAGAATCATTGATATTGTTTTTAGCTTTATTGGCCTTGTGGTTTTATCACCTCTCTTACTTTGGATTGCTCTTAGGATATATCTGGAAGAGCCGGGAAAACCAATCATTTTTTCCCAATACCGAGTAGGCAAAAATAAGCAGTTATTCAAAATGTATAAATTTCGTTCGATGTGTGTCGATGCAGAAAAAAAGCTCCCAACGCTACTGAGCAAGAATGAAGTAGAAGGGGCGATGTTCAAGATGAAAGATGACCCACGTGTAACAAAATTTGGACGATTCATTCGTAAAACAAGCTTAGATGAATTACCACAACTATGGAATGTTTTGAAAGGTGAAATGAGTTTAGTTGGTCCTCGTCCATCTTTACAAAGAGAGGTTTCGCAATATACGAAATATGATGAGCAAAGACTATTGGTCAAACCAGGTTGTACCGGTTTATGGCAAATTAACGGGCGTAGCAATATCGGTTTTTCTGAAATGGTGATGCTAGATTTAGAATATATCGAAAAGCGAAGTATTTATATTGATTTCAAAATCATCTATCGTACATTTTTTGTTATTTTGCGTCCTGAAGGAGCGTGTTGA
- a CDS encoding tyrosine-protein phosphatase: MIDLHCHILPGVDDGPKTIDESLKMALKAREQGITHLMCTPHHKNGRFLNPATNVANEVAKLQTEFDRNNIELKLLVGQENRITGTLIEDLEKREIIGFGQQKQFLLIEFPTNDVPLYATKLFFELIAKGYIPIIVHPERNRIFINDPNKLLPFLDMGALAQGTAPSIVGLFGRKIQKTAKTMIQLNMVQMIASDAHSLEKRNFYLKEAYHIIQKDYGNEKVKSLKKMPMDILYENKIEPFTYQRVKHRRFSFFR; the protein is encoded by the coding sequence ATGATCGATTTACATTGTCATATTTTACCAGGAGTTGACGATGGGCCGAAAACCATCGATGAAAGTCTCAAAATGGCGTTGAAAGCCAGAGAACAAGGAATCACACATTTGATGTGTACCCCCCATCATAAGAATGGGCGATTTTTGAATCCCGCTACGAATGTAGCCAATGAAGTAGCAAAATTACAAACTGAATTTGATCGTAACAATATTGAGCTGAAATTGCTCGTAGGTCAAGAAAATCGTATTACTGGTACGTTGATAGAAGATTTAGAAAAAAGAGAAATTATTGGTTTTGGGCAGCAAAAACAGTTTCTACTAATAGAGTTCCCGACGAATGACGTTCCCCTTTATGCAACAAAGCTCTTTTTTGAATTAATTGCTAAAGGCTATATACCAATCATCGTCCACCCAGAAAGAAATAGGATATTCATTAATGATCCGAATAAACTGTTGCCTTTCTTAGATATGGGGGCGCTAGCTCAAGGAACGGCACCAAGTATCGTCGGTTTGTTTGGACGAAAAATCCAAAAGACTGCCAAAACAATGATTCAATTAAATATGGTTCAAATGATTGCTTCCGATGCCCATAGTTTAGAAAAAAGGAATTTTTATTTAAAAGAAGCATATCACATTATTCAAAAAGATTATGGTAATGAAAAAGTTAAATCATTAAAGAAAATGCCGATGGATATCCTATACGAAAACAAAATTGAGCCGTTTACTTATCAAAGAGTGAAACATCGTCGATTTAGTTTCTTTCGTTGA